In Providencia sneebia DSM 19967, one DNA window encodes the following:
- the yvcK gene encoding uridine diphosphate-N-acetylglucosamine-binding protein YvcK, which translates to MPNSRLNDFGQVVALGGGHGLGRVMSSLSSLGSRLTGIVTTTDNGGSTGRIRRSEGGIAWGDMRNCLNQLITEPSIASAMFEYRFSGNGELSGHNLGNLMLKSLDHLSVRPLEAINLIRNMLKVDAQLIPMSESPVDLMAIDDMGNEVYGEVNVDALKELPKELHLYPKVKATAEAITAIHQSNLILIGPGSFFTSLMPLLLLDEITNALRECKAPMIYIGNLGKEVGSPAANLNLPEKLIMMEQHIGCKKINAVIVGPRTNVTAIIHDRLVTQRVLEADDIPYRHDRQLLLQAIEETVRLL; encoded by the coding sequence ATGCCAAATAGTCGTCTGAATGATTTTGGGCAGGTTGTCGCTCTTGGCGGAGGACATGGTCTGGGTCGCGTGATGTCATCACTTTCGTCTTTAGGTTCTCGGTTAACCGGAATTGTCACCACAACAGACAATGGCGGTTCTACTGGGCGTATTCGTCGTTCTGAAGGTGGGATAGCATGGGGAGATATGCGCAACTGCTTAAATCAACTCATAACCGAGCCGTCTATCGCCTCGGCAATGTTTGAATACCGCTTTAGCGGAAATGGTGAGCTATCTGGGCATAACTTAGGGAATTTAATGCTTAAATCATTAGATCATCTCAGTGTTCGCCCACTTGAAGCGATTAATTTAATTCGCAATATGTTGAAAGTAGATGCACAGTTGATCCCCATGTCGGAATCTCCGGTTGACCTTATGGCAATTGATGATATGGGAAATGAAGTTTATGGCGAGGTCAATGTTGATGCCCTAAAAGAGTTACCAAAAGAGTTGCATCTATATCCGAAAGTGAAAGCTACAGCAGAAGCCATAACTGCTATCCATCAATCTAATTTAATTTTAATTGGACCCGGCAGCTTTTTTACCAGTTTAATGCCTTTATTATTATTAGATGAAATAACCAATGCTTTACGTGAATGTAAAGCGCCAATGATTTATATCGGCAATCTCGGTAAAGAAGTTGGCTCGCCTGCTGCCAATCTGAATTTACCAGAAAAACTGATCATGATGGAACAGCATATCGGCTGTAAAAAAATTAATGCTGTTATTGTTGGACCAAGAACAAATGTTACTGCAATTATTCATGACCGATTAGTCACTCAACGGGTTTTGGAAGCTGATGACATACCGTATCGCCATGATCGACAACTATTATTGCAAGCCATTGAAGAGACAGTTCGTTTGTTGTAA